CTCTTTGATTACATTATTACATGAAGTAATACATATGTAATATTGATTTTGTACATCAGATCCAAATttattcttcctttctttctttttatttgagaAAATGGAGACGATGCTCACGGTGAAGCCCCAAGCAAAAGAAAGAAGAATACAGcgaaaaaaaatgatgaaacatcaaaaaagaacaacaaaaagaaggaaaaacaaaagaaagtggcaacttctgaagaaaaagagaatGCAGCAGAGAAAGAGCGAAAACGATTAGAAAGACAAAGAGCAAACgaagaaagggaaaaagaaagaagagctCTTGCAGAAAGAAACAACAACCTGTTAGATCAGATGGAAGTGACCTTGATGATGTAAGGGAATTTGGGCAGCTTAATACTAGTACATCTGAATTTGAAGAACCTGGTAACATTCCAGACCTATCTCCAGTAGCAATAGGAAGCGACGAAGATCCTTTCACCTCTGATGTTGTATGGGAATGTGGGCAACTTAATACTGGCTCATAACATTCCATTACCAGCTCCAGTAACTCCCCAGCACAGAGGTACTATCAGGCAGCTCAAAAAAACTATTACTGAACTTCAAAATGTTTCACCACGCCAAGAAATAACAATTCAACAACTGCAAGATACCTTGGCATCCTTAGAAAACAACCCACTGGCAGAAACACCACAGAGCTCAGCGGCAAGAACACCCTCAATCTTGTCAAGTTCTACTTCAGGAGGGAGGAAGTCGACATCCAGGCCAACTGTGGGTGGGAAATGCCCCAGAGCCACCTCAGTTACCCTTCTGCAGGACCCAGTGGCAAGAACACCATCAATCTTGCCAAGTTCTTCCTCAGGAGGGAGGAACTTGACACCCAGACCAACTATGGGTGGGAAATGCCATAGAAGAAGTTTGCTTGTCCCATCACAATCAGGTGGAAGCCCTGATGACAATGAAGGAGAGGAAAACTGTGAGTCCTGTAGGCAGCTCAAACAAAGAATCTGGCAATTGGAGGATCAAGTGAAACAACTAGAAGGGCAAGGtagataattatttttatatttattactTAATTGTACAAACTCTTCTGTGAGAGTAGGAGGGTTGGGGAGAAGGAAATTTCTAGGGCAATCCTACTGGCATTCTCCAACTAGAGGATGTTCTTTGTATATAGGTGTGCCACGCAAGGGTCCTGTTGCTGTAATCACTGCCTTTGGCCTCTCCAAACCTCAACTAAGCCTCATGAAAATGTTCAGTTTCGTAGTAAAGCCACATTAAATAGGTCTATCCCTCTTGACTTCTGTGTGTGGTTTGTTATTCTGCACCTCTGTAATGCAAAATGTAACTGCTGCGCTTtatgtttttgtaagtttcagAACCTCCGAGACCAGGGAGGATAAATCCAGTTGTTGCAGATAAATTTAAGGTTAGTTATTTTAACTCTTAAGCATAATTTATAGACTATGTAGCATTCAGGGAGCTTGCCTCGTGGATACAGTGTGAATAGTGCCTGGTAGTTGAGTGCCAAAAGTAATCagacaattactttggttttactATGGTTTAAGATTCGCTGATTAGTCTGTAATTCTGTAATTGTATTGATTTTGGTTTTGGGACTCAATTGAAAAAGTGCTCAACTTTACTAAAACCAACAACCTTCAAGGAGGTTGGGAGGTATAGAAAGCAGATTCTGAGAAAATTAATATCACAATTTCTTGACTTCATCCACTGCATggtttttgattttattttttattgcatgacaATGCAGACACTCTATATCATGCCATGCCCCTGTGGTTGCCCTGTTTTTTATAACCTGCCAAGGGGAGAAATCCATTGAAGAATTAGCCTTAATTAGTTACTTAGAAGTTAGCCTTGTCTACATATAGCCGCATTGAATATCTAGCATGTAAACTCATGTTAAACATATTTCCACAGATGGTTGAGTTGACCCCTGGTTCACAAGTCTTCATCTACCAGAATCTTGTACAGCAAGCAATAGCAAAGACTTCCTACAAGGCAGCAGCATCATTCCTCCTTAACTGCTTTTATACAAATGATGAGATGATGGGGATGAACCTCTCAGGAGCAAATGGAAAGCCATATCCTGACAAACACATTCTTGGTGCCATAATAGGTACAGTATACCAGCAGACTTTAAAATTGTTGATTATTACTCTAGTTTCATACATacagattacttcatggttggtgagtgcgtacgatttttattcacaagttgtgaaggatcgcatAAACGAAcaagtgagtttaacgatccctTACAAcaagtgagtaataaaaatcgtacaaacgaaccaatcatgaagtaatttgtttattatataagtacagagatcataaagttaacgaggtatttaaagtgttaatcgagaggctatcaaaccaccgatcgtgaacaaaagtcctaaacaaaaagcaaaatatttttgatatAAAAGagatctttaccttccatacctcacttgagcacttttaaaactttttaagatcttctgaagtacttttgtggagaaaactaagcaataaaagatcaaaaactttgaaaaccatacaccagtcggccgccatgtttacaaatctgtgcacaggccacccgtgccaagttcaacatcatattagccaatcaaaaggctgatatgACAATTTTTtactagtgaaaataacgatatagtcATGCAATCAGAGTGTCGATACATCgtttttcactggtgaaaaaaatcgtatgaccaatcagctggcttctctagagcaaagagactatttttattgAATACAAAGTCAGACTTGATTGTGTAGTCACTTTGTTTATCTTTGAATTCCCTTGCAGGTTTTGTTATGAAAGCAAAGGCGGCAAGCTGCCCATCACCATCTTCCATCAAGATAGCATTGAGAAACAAACTTAGTGCATTGGAATCCCGGCATGCCAAGAAGCAGAAAATATCTTCTTcataattaatttaaagaatttaaaataagaaaattgttcaagTTCAATTAATGTAGTGCCTCAGACAATTAGTTCTAAGAGTTAGTAAGTTTACCAAATGTCAGTGTTTTTGGTTCTGACACAAAGACGTCATGCACTTTTGAAAAGCcgtgaattaattaattttaattaagaGAGATTTTATGGTTTTGAAGGATTTTTATGctttaaacaaaattgaaaaggaaaaattattaTGTGTTACgtaatgttgaaaataaatttcagttacCAGAAAATACCGTTTATTTGATtctgtgtatgtgtatgtgtgcATGAATTGAACTGTAATTATAGTTTCTGTGCCCATTGCATGTACAAGATTGCTCCATGTCCAGATGTATATATACAAAAAGTATACTTCCAAAAACCAGCTACACCTTGGGAAATTGAAAATGGACTTTCTGAGATGTATACAAAAAGTATATGTTTATCTGAATATTCTGCTAACATATGTGTATACTTTAAGTATATACCGTTTTGATGAGGTATACTTTTTGTATAGTTTTTTGTTGTTCCAAATTACTACTACAAAAGGTATACATCAGGTGTATACTAAAAGTATACCTCAAGTATACACTGAGTATACACAGCATAGTATATTTCATGTACATATTTGATATATTTAAAGTATACTTCATTTTGTTAAGggtcatcagacagtatttaataaagaaaattcctatcacttatatacaagcgtgtgagaaaagttattgttatttgcataattacaatgggcgtgagtgagctatttaagggcgtgggttgtgagtgaaagtctatttataaagatgacagtcaattgttccttaagtagaacttgttttcgtggcggcacttcgagataagttcagatcttttgtttagcagttcgtcgggcttggagttaatgatcattagtttttctgtcgtgcaaaggtcgcatctcttcgtgatgttgctgtacggtcttgctttgcagatgatagtccatttaatattaaagtctttgttgctgtcgcgtagatgccagatgtatttagatagttctgtgctgttcatgtagctcctgtggtggaatgaatgtttgtgttgcgtgaatctttgcttgaatgttccttctgtcaatccgatgtagttcttcgTAGTATCGCCTGTTGTGACTCGGGCGTTGTAGATTACAGCTGATGTTAAGCAGTTATTATCAATGGGGCATTGGTCTTTATCGCGGCAGTTGCATTGGTCTTGGGCGTTAGGTTTGGTGTTGATGctggttactttcttgttgtgcttgttaattatagattgcatattgtccatacaactgtagctgaccttgacgttgtttttgttaaaaaggctgTGATATTTATGATGTCTTGGGAAATGTCTGGAGATTAGTTGGAGAAATGTTCTGCCGATGTTAGTTTTTACGCTTttactgaatggagggttgtaccagataatgtttctcacacgcttgtatataagtgataggaattttctttattaaatactgtctgatgagtgcgtaagaacgaaactcagagtaacagtgaatcatgtgttggtttcattagcctcacctttctacgatttagctctacacttatgtgtattgagcactattttaacagtgttggcagccttattactattatatatatatagacaggAAATagacttgtctgcatagagtgctcgatatcgttagatagagcagaaataaatgatttggttgaaaagttaaaacaagactagatgttgcatctcgacaacgctgtttcgtgagttgcctcactcatcaggagtttaatactaaatgtatataccaCAATCGTCACCttaaatatccttgaaatttacataagggctccctaagggctgctcaattactacgctgtagtgattttttcctatgtctacaacatgaaacaagttcatttcttttgtaattgtaaaaaaaaagatgaatgtCCTCTTGATGGAAACTGCTTACATGCCGCTGTGATCTATCAAGCTAAATTTACACGA
Above is a window of Montipora capricornis isolate CH-2021 chromosome 6, ASM3666992v2, whole genome shotgun sequence DNA encoding:
- the LOC138053563 gene encoding uncharacterized protein translates to MLYGNVGNLILAHNIPLPAPVTPQHRGTIRQLKKTITELQNVSPRQEITIQQLQDTLASLENNPLAETPQSSAARTPSILSSSTSGGRKSTSRPTVGGKCPRATSVTLLQDPVARTPSILPSSSSGGRNLTPRPTMGGKCHRRSLLVPSQSGGSPDDNEGEENCESCRQLKQRIWQLEDQVKQLEGQEPPRPGRINPVVADKFKMVELTPGSQVFIYQNLVQQAIAKTSYKAAASFLLNCFYTNDEMMGMNLSGANGKPYPDKHILGAIIGFVMKAKAASCPSPSSIKIALRNKLSALESRHAKKQKISSS